One region of Streptococcus parasanguinis genomic DNA includes:
- a CDS encoding response regulator transcription factor, with amino-acid sequence MLKIFVLEDEWIQQSRIEAVLQDLIRQKFLQCKAPEVFGKSSQLLDAITERGAHHLFFLDIEIKGEEKKGLEIAKEIRKKDPHATIVFVTTHSEFMPITFQYKVAALDFIDKTLSEEEFKERISSAIDYTLEQAGTTIAQDAFTFESAMARVQVPFNKILYVETSPAIHKVILHTQEERLEFYASIADIEKADPRLYRCHRSFVVNPQNITKIDKEAKKAFFENGDNCLISRTKYRGLLEALKK; translated from the coding sequence TTGTTGAAGATTTTTGTGTTAGAAGATGAATGGATCCAACAATCGCGTATCGAAGCGGTCTTGCAGGATCTCATCCGTCAAAAATTCTTGCAATGCAAAGCGCCAGAAGTGTTTGGGAAGTCAAGCCAGTTGCTGGATGCTATCACAGAGAGAGGCGCCCATCACCTATTCTTTTTAGATATCGAGATTAAAGGTGAGGAGAAAAAAGGTCTGGAGATCGCAAAAGAGATTCGTAAGAAAGACCCCCATGCGACCATTGTCTTTGTCACCACTCACTCTGAATTCATGCCCATTACCTTTCAGTACAAAGTAGCTGCCTTGGATTTTATCGATAAAACGCTGAGTGAGGAAGAGTTCAAAGAGAGAATCAGCTCAGCCATCGACTATACCTTGGAGCAAGCTGGGACCACGATTGCGCAAGATGCCTTTACGTTTGAGAGTGCGATGGCGCGTGTACAAGTTCCTTTTAATAAGATTTTGTATGTTGAAACGTCTCCAGCCATTCACAAGGTCATTTTACACACCCAGGAAGAGCGCTTGGAATTTTACGCTAGTATTGCCGATATCGAAAAAGCAGATCCCCGCTTGTATCGGTGCCACCGCTCCTTTGTGGTGAATCCGCAAAATATTACGAAGATTGATAAAGAAGCCAAGAAAGCTTTTTTTGAAAATGGAGACAATTGCTTGATCTCACGGACCAAGTATAGAGGCTTACTGGAAGCTTTGAAAAAATAG
- a CDS encoding ABC transporter ATP-binding protein, which translates to MFQVASITKSFKEKTVLKGVSFSIEEGDKIALLGNNGAGKSTLFNIIAGQLQADSGTIKTSLDFQREIGMMPQGDLLIEDLTLAEFVELKSRMNQLKQADINGLLEMVELRESREQMVGSLSGGQKRRLSLLVTILNHPKLIFLDEPTTGMDLEAVDNFWKLLEQQEFTSVVVTHDFNQIDAFFTKVLILKDGRIAATKSVEDIHQAGQTIEQYFREEMNKGGEQA; encoded by the coding sequence ATGTTTCAGGTCGCATCTATTACAAAATCATTTAAGGAGAAGACAGTATTAAAAGGGGTGTCTTTTTCGATAGAAGAAGGAGACAAAATTGCCTTGCTAGGAAATAATGGGGCAGGTAAAAGCACCCTGTTCAATATTATCGCTGGACAGCTCCAGGCCGATTCGGGGACGATAAAGACTTCGCTTGATTTTCAAAGAGAAATTGGGATGATGCCTCAGGGGGATCTGCTCATCGAGGATCTAACCCTTGCTGAATTCGTCGAATTAAAAAGCCGGATGAATCAGCTGAAGCAGGCTGATATCAATGGACTCTTAGAAATGGTCGAATTAAGAGAATCAAGAGAGCAGATGGTAGGAAGTCTTTCCGGTGGTCAAAAGAGACGCTTGTCCTTGTTGGTAACTATTTTGAATCATCCAAAGTTGATTTTTTTAGATGAGCCAACGACTGGCATGGACTTGGAAGCAGTGGATAATTTTTGGAAATTGCTGGAGCAGCAAGAGTTTACATCTGTTGTGGTGACCCATGATTTCAACCAAATTGATGCCTTTTTTACAAAAGTCTTGATTTTAAAAGATGGTCGAATTGCTGCCACAAAGTCTGTTGAGGACATTCACCAGGCTGGTCAAACCATTGAGCAGTATTTCCGAGAAGAGATGAATAAAGGAGGGGAACAAGCATGA
- the groES gene encoding co-chaperone GroES: MLKPLGDRVVLKVEEKEQTVGGFVLAGASKADTKTAEVVAVGEGVRTLSGELIAPAVKAGDHVLVESHAGIEVKDGEETYTIVGTANILAIVE, encoded by the coding sequence ATGTTAAAACCATTAGGAGACCGTGTGGTCTTAAAAGTAGAAGAAAAAGAACAGACTGTTGGAGGTTTTGTCCTCGCAGGTGCGAGCAAGGCCGATACAAAAACAGCTGAAGTGGTTGCCGTTGGTGAAGGTGTGCGTACCCTAAGTGGTGAACTCATCGCTCCAGCTGTAAAAGCAGGAGACCACGTTTTGGTTGAAAGCCATGCAGGAATTGAAGTGAAAGATGGGGAAGAAACCTACACCATCGTTGGAACAGCAAACATTCTTGCAATTGTAGAGTAA
- a CDS encoding sensor histidine kinase yields MSYLKFFVSMLIYRHISRQEFTLRWLFLCPFFFAIIFTLVPPVGFFGYFLVFIAYSFYRNRNIRHLLNIFYGLYPVVMESLIGRLLAFYVFPMLGIVLVHEASVSWYDALLELLVFPVYIGITKLLKLDFTDLKVGFQRQYFNRFLLPMNLSMFVYLLSVVGLVVFEDAIPHADALREQLNSIYLILFFVMLLYFNAVSKERLKQEILEQKDRQLQELATYSQHVEMLYGEIRAFRHDYLNILTSLKLSIEHEDLNAIREVYENVLRESGQQFYDSKFDIAKLSHIENPAVKSVLSAKLLEAQNKGIGISVEIDEPVRDLFIEVLDFITFLSILCDNAIEASLESEDPQLTLAMLQETNSLILIVENSTKAEKIDLARIFEKDYSSKGEGRGLGLYKIQQLLEKYPKTTVSTKSSNYRFTQSLTFWKE; encoded by the coding sequence ATGTCTTACCTAAAGTTCTTCGTCAGCATGCTGATCTATCGTCATATCAGTAGACAAGAGTTCACCTTGCGCTGGCTCTTTTTGTGCCCCTTCTTCTTTGCAATTATCTTTACCCTTGTGCCACCGGTAGGCTTTTTTGGCTATTTCTTAGTATTTATTGCCTATAGTTTCTATCGAAATCGTAACATACGACACCTTTTGAATATTTTTTACGGGCTCTACCCGGTTGTCATGGAGAGTCTCATTGGGCGCCTCCTAGCCTTTTATGTCTTTCCGATGCTCGGGATTGTACTTGTTCATGAGGCATCTGTCAGCTGGTATGATGCTCTACTTGAATTGTTGGTCTTTCCTGTTTATATAGGAATCACTAAATTGTTAAAACTAGATTTTACAGATTTGAAAGTAGGGTTTCAACGGCAGTATTTTAATCGTTTCTTACTCCCAATGAATCTTTCCATGTTTGTGTATTTGCTCAGTGTTGTAGGTCTGGTGGTTTTTGAGGATGCTATTCCTCATGCAGATGCTTTACGGGAACAGTTAAATAGTATTTATCTGATTTTGTTTTTTGTGATGCTCTTGTATTTCAATGCAGTGTCCAAAGAACGATTGAAACAAGAGATTCTAGAGCAAAAAGATAGGCAACTGCAGGAGTTAGCCACCTATAGCCAACACGTCGAAATGCTCTATGGGGAGATTCGTGCCTTTCGTCATGATTACCTGAATATTTTAACCAGTCTCAAGTTAAGTATTGAGCATGAAGATCTCAATGCGATCAGGGAAGTCTATGAGAATGTTCTTCGAGAGAGTGGCCAACAATTTTACGATAGCAAGTTTGATATTGCCAAACTCAGTCACATTGAAAATCCAGCTGTAAAAAGTGTTCTGTCCGCAAAATTATTGGAGGCTCAAAACAAAGGGATTGGGATCTCTGTCGAGATCGATGAACCTGTTCGAGATTTATTCATCGAGGTTTTAGATTTCATCACCTTCTTATCCATCCTTTGTGACAATGCTATCGAAGCGAGTCTTGAATCAGAGGACCCCCAGCTGACTCTTGCCATGCTCCAGGAGACGAACTCCCTTATTTTAATAGTTGAAAATAGTACAAAAGCTGAAAAAATAGATCTGGCGAGAATTTTTGAAAAAGACTACTCGAGTAAAGGAGAGGGCCGCGGTCTTGGATTGTACAAGATCCAACAATTACTGGAAAAGTATCCCAAAACGACAGTGTCTACCAAGAGTTCAAACTACCGATTTACCCAAAGCCTGACCTTTTGGAAGGAATAA
- a CDS encoding response regulator transcription factor: MIKVMVADDQALIRESLKIILSAHPDIEVVATVEDGNHVLSSIPQTHPDLILMDIRMPGMDGVLATKEVKEHYPDIKIIILTTFDDDEFIYSALKYGASGYLLKGASTEELYEAIKVVYQGGAMINPNIASKVFQIFSQMAKTNFSIAVDEDNVKDLSTTEWRIIQEVGYGESNKEIAAKLFLSEGTVRNYLSTILAKLNLRDRTQLAIWSVQTGVTRRDFSKGNTE; this comes from the coding sequence GTGATAAAAGTAATGGTGGCAGATGACCAGGCCTTGATTCGAGAATCTCTGAAAATTATTTTGTCAGCCCACCCCGATATCGAAGTGGTGGCCACAGTGGAAGATGGGAATCACGTCTTGTCTAGCATTCCACAGACACATCCTGACCTGATCTTAATGGATATTCGGATGCCAGGCATGGATGGGGTTTTGGCAACAAAAGAAGTCAAAGAGCACTATCCGGATATCAAAATTATTATTTTAACGACCTTTGACGATGATGAATTTATCTATAGTGCACTCAAGTATGGTGCTTCAGGTTATCTTTTAAAGGGAGCCTCGACAGAGGAACTCTATGAAGCGATTAAGGTGGTGTATCAAGGCGGAGCAATGATCAACCCGAATATCGCTAGTAAAGTCTTTCAAATTTTCTCACAAATGGCCAAAACCAACTTCTCTATTGCTGTAGATGAGGACAATGTCAAGGATTTGAGCACAACAGAATGGCGCATTATCCAAGAAGTTGGCTATGGGGAGTCCAATAAAGAAATTGCGGCCAAACTCTTCTTGTCAGAAGGAACCGTGCGCAATTACTTATCAACGATTTTGGCGAAATTAAACCTACGAGATCGAACGCAATTAGCGATCTGGTCAGTCCAAACAGGAGTGACGAGACGTGATTTTTCTAAAGGAAATACAGAATGA
- a CDS encoding PTS system mannose/fructose/N-acetylgalactosamine-transporter subunit IIB — protein sequence MVVTFVRIDDRMIHGQTVTRWAKEKPCDGLIAVNDAAASNKVLIQAYKGASDKKTFVWTKEAFKEKSAKVTESDSRYFLITKNPIDMKEILVDQGFVPGDVKEIIVGPANDRPGAVKLGNNQSITQEEAEAFQAIQAAGYKVKFQLLPDVSIGYWDDFKSKFGF from the coding sequence ATGGTAGTAACATTTGTACGGATTGATGATCGCATGATTCACGGTCAGACAGTCACACGCTGGGCAAAAGAAAAACCATGTGATGGTTTGATTGCCGTAAACGATGCAGCAGCATCAAACAAGGTTTTGATCCAAGCTTACAAAGGCGCATCAGACAAGAAAACCTTTGTATGGACAAAGGAAGCCTTTAAGGAAAAATCAGCAAAAGTAACAGAATCAGATAGTCGTTACTTCTTAATCACCAAAAATCCAATCGATATGAAGGAAATTTTGGTCGACCAAGGGTTTGTCCCAGGTGATGTCAAAGAAATCATTGTTGGCCCTGCAAATGATCGTCCTGGAGCTGTGAAATTGGGAAATAACCAATCCATCACTCAGGAAGAAGCAGAAGCCTTCCAAGCCATTCAAGCAGCAGGCTACAAGGTGAAATTCCAATTGTTGCCAGATGTTTCCATCGGGTATTGGGATGATTTCAAATCAAAATTTGGTTTTTAA
- a CDS encoding ABC transporter substrate-binding protein — MKLKRKHLCWGIGLLVVLCVSAGFYWWKQQPTVLHIGVYAGSSWDVPTSQRSHALDRAIQKFEKSHPHVRVEYENGIPQSDYSDWLSEKIVSGKTPDVFMVSEQDLTLLAARGVLEKLNGYMDRKDQAAFYPVAFESGVYQGQTYALPYESNPILMCVNKDLLDKEGIAVPKEGWTLEEFYTICKKLTKDTNGDGQLDQFGSTEYTWKEALAANGGHLFQGGMLKLTAPEVKESLTFLQKLEDLNKNYKVSSKDFDQGKVAFYPMTLAQYRTYKPYPYHVSKYSNFTWTCIPMPAKSKTTKATLVTTTSFAMSARSSHSKLSWELMQLLTEDPEIQQTLFAQSQGISVMPQVVKSRSSKDLLQVDDFGTDSLTNQTLNRIMEQAVESSPKNVSKEVLEKLDYLIGNALRDQDVENRLPQIQREIESSLQVGV; from the coding sequence ATGAAATTGAAGCGAAAGCATCTTTGTTGGGGGATTGGTCTCCTTGTTGTGCTCTGTGTGAGCGCAGGTTTTTATTGGTGGAAACAGCAACCGACCGTACTCCATATCGGCGTTTATGCAGGTTCTAGCTGGGATGTGCCGACCAGTCAACGTTCCCATGCCTTGGATCGTGCGATTCAAAAATTTGAAAAATCCCATCCCCACGTCCGTGTAGAGTATGAAAACGGGATTCCGCAGTCAGATTATTCAGACTGGCTCTCTGAAAAGATTGTCTCAGGAAAGACGCCAGATGTGTTTATGGTCTCTGAGCAAGATCTTACCTTATTAGCAGCGCGAGGAGTGCTAGAAAAGTTAAACGGCTATATGGATCGAAAAGATCAAGCTGCCTTTTATCCTGTTGCCTTTGAATCGGGTGTCTATCAGGGGCAAACCTATGCCTTACCTTATGAAAGCAATCCGATTTTGATGTGTGTCAATAAAGATCTCTTGGATAAAGAAGGCATCGCGGTTCCCAAAGAAGGTTGGACCCTTGAAGAGTTCTATACGATTTGCAAGAAACTAACCAAGGATACCAATGGGGATGGGCAATTGGACCAATTTGGAAGTACAGAATACACCTGGAAAGAAGCCTTAGCGGCAAATGGAGGTCATCTCTTCCAGGGTGGCATGCTCAAGCTGACAGCTCCAGAAGTCAAAGAGTCTCTGACTTTTCTGCAAAAATTGGAAGATCTAAATAAAAATTACAAGGTGAGTTCTAAAGATTTTGACCAGGGAAAAGTCGCCTTCTATCCCATGACCTTGGCCCAATATCGGACCTATAAACCTTATCCCTACCACGTTTCTAAATATTCAAACTTCACCTGGACCTGTATCCCGATGCCTGCTAAGTCAAAAACGACCAAGGCAACCTTGGTCACGACGACTTCTTTTGCTATGTCGGCTCGAAGTTCTCATTCCAAGTTGTCTTGGGAATTGATGCAACTCTTAACAGAGGATCCAGAAATTCAACAAACTCTCTTTGCCCAATCCCAGGGGATCTCTGTCATGCCACAGGTAGTCAAGAGTCGCTCTAGTAAAGACCTTTTGCAGGTAGATGATTTTGGGACGGATTCCTTGACCAATCAGACCTTGAACCGCATTATGGAACAAGCTGTTGAAAGTAGTCCGAAAAATGTCTCAAAAGAGGTGTTAGAAAAGTTAGATTACTTGATTGGCAATGCCTTGCGCGATCAAGATGTTGAGAACCGCTTGCCTCAAATTCAGAGGGAGATTGAAAGTAGTCTACAGGTAGGAGTTTAG
- a CDS encoding PTS sugar transporter subunit IIA, giving the protein MKYLVLVSHGGLAEGLKTSLAMFAGDKMDQVIAVGLKEGKSVDDFAVDFRESISGLTADDSVLVLADIVGGSPLTTAATVLEEAGKLDGALILGGMNLTMALTAVVMKDVLDGDDLSATILSEARSALQPFEVSATSAEEDDDDI; this is encoded by the coding sequence ATGAAATACCTCGTTTTGGTCAGTCATGGTGGACTGGCAGAAGGTCTAAAGACATCACTAGCCATGTTTGCTGGTGATAAGATGGATCAAGTCATCGCAGTTGGACTCAAAGAAGGAAAATCGGTCGATGACTTCGCAGTTGATTTCAGAGAGAGCATTTCAGGATTGACAGCTGATGATTCTGTTTTGGTCTTGGCAGATATCGTAGGTGGTAGTCCATTAACCACTGCAGCCACGGTTCTAGAAGAAGCTGGAAAGCTCGATGGAGCCTTGATCCTTGGTGGGATGAACCTCACCATGGCCTTGACGGCAGTTGTGATGAAGGATGTGTTGGATGGAGACGATTTGTCAGCTACCATCTTATCAGAAGCACGATCTGCACTACAGCCTTTTGAAGTTTCAGCTACTAGTGCTGAAGAAGATGATGACGATATTTAA
- the groL gene encoding chaperonin GroEL (60 kDa chaperone family; promotes refolding of misfolded polypeptides especially under stressful conditions; forms two stacked rings of heptamers to form a barrel-shaped 14mer; ends can be capped by GroES; misfolded proteins enter the barrel where they are refolded when GroES binds), producing MAKDIKFSSDARSAMVRGVDVLADTVKVTLGPKGRNVVLEKSFGSPLITNDGVTIAKEIELEDHFENMGAKLVSEVASKTNDIAGDGTTTATVLTQAIVREGIKNVTAGANPIGIRRGIETAVATAVEALKNNAIPVSSKEAIAQVAAVSSRSEKVGEYISEAMEKVGKDGVITIEESRGMETELEVVEGMQFDRGYLSQYMVTDNEKMVADLENPYILITDKKISNIQEILPLLESILQSNRPLLIIADDVDGEALPTLVLNKIRGTFNVVAVKAPGFGDRRKAMLEDIAILTGGTVITEDLGLELKDATIEALGQAAKVSVDKDSTVIVEGSGNPEAIANRVAVIKSQIETTTSEFDREKLQERLAKLSGGVAVIKVGAATETELKEMKLRIEDALNATRAAVEEGIVAGGGTALVNVISAVAALELEGDEATGRNIVLRALEEPVRQIAHNAGYEGSIVIDRLKNAEVGTGFNAATGEWVNMIDAGIIDPVKVSRSALQNAASVASLILTTEAVVANKPEPAAPAGPGMDPSMMGGMM from the coding sequence ATGGCAAAAGATATTAAATTTTCATCTGATGCACGTTCTGCAATGGTCCGTGGTGTCGATGTCTTAGCAGATACAGTGAAAGTTACGTTGGGCCCTAAAGGGCGCAATGTGGTTCTTGAAAAATCATTTGGTTCACCCTTGATCACAAATGATGGGGTGACCATCGCAAAAGAAATTGAATTGGAAGACCATTTTGAAAATATGGGTGCTAAATTGGTGTCAGAAGTGGCTTCTAAGACCAATGATATCGCAGGTGACGGTACAACGACCGCAACGGTCTTGACTCAAGCTATCGTCCGTGAAGGGATCAAAAACGTCACTGCAGGTGCTAACCCAATTGGCATCCGCCGTGGGATCGAGACCGCTGTTGCAACAGCAGTAGAAGCTTTGAAAAACAATGCGATTCCAGTATCGAGCAAGGAAGCGATTGCTCAAGTAGCTGCTGTGTCTTCTCGTTCTGAAAAAGTCGGTGAGTACATCTCTGAAGCCATGGAAAAAGTTGGCAAAGATGGGGTCATCACCATTGAAGAGTCTCGTGGAATGGAAACCGAGCTTGAAGTGGTTGAAGGCATGCAGTTTGACCGTGGTTACCTCTCACAATACATGGTCACTGATAATGAAAAAATGGTGGCAGATCTTGAAAATCCATACATTTTGATCACTGACAAAAAGATCTCAAACATCCAAGAAATCTTGCCATTGTTGGAAAGCATTCTTCAAAGCAACCGTCCACTCTTGATCATCGCAGATGATGTAGATGGCGAAGCTCTTCCAACACTTGTCTTGAACAAGATCCGCGGTACCTTTAATGTCGTAGCTGTTAAGGCACCAGGATTTGGTGATCGCCGCAAAGCCATGCTAGAAGATATCGCTATCTTGACAGGTGGAACTGTTATCACAGAAGATCTCGGTCTTGAATTGAAAGATGCAACCATTGAAGCCCTTGGTCAAGCAGCTAAAGTTTCAGTCGATAAAGACAGTACTGTCATTGTCGAAGGTTCTGGTAACCCAGAAGCGATCGCTAACCGTGTTGCGGTCATCAAGTCACAAATCGAAACCACAACCTCTGAATTTGACCGTGAAAAATTACAAGAACGTTTGGCTAAATTGTCTGGTGGCGTTGCCGTAATCAAGGTTGGTGCTGCAACAGAAACAGAATTGAAAGAAATGAAACTCCGTATCGAAGATGCCCTTAATGCGACTCGCGCAGCCGTTGAAGAAGGGATCGTTGCCGGAGGTGGTACAGCTCTTGTCAATGTCATCTCTGCAGTCGCAGCCCTTGAATTAGAAGGGGATGAAGCAACAGGACGCAATATCGTTCTTCGTGCTTTGGAAGAACCCGTGCGCCAAATTGCCCACAATGCCGGTTACGAAGGATCTATTGTGATTGATCGCTTGAAAAATGCCGAAGTCGGAACAGGTTTCAATGCTGCAACAGGTGAATGGGTGAATATGATTGATGCAGGAATCATCGACCCAGTGAAGGTGAGCCGTTCAGCCCTTCAAAACGCCGCTTCCGTAGCGAGTCTGATCTTGACGACCGAAGCAGTCGTAGCCAACAAACCAGAACCAGCAGCCCCAGCAGGACCAGGAATGGATCCAAGCATGATGGGGGGGATGATGTAA
- a CDS encoding PTS mannose/fructose/sorbose/N-acetylgalactosamine transporter subunit IIC, with amino-acid sequence MTISWIQAILLGIFASLSSMPGMGGSSIGNYTLGRPLIGGLISGLILGDVTTGIMVGVALQVVYIALVTPGGTVSADVRAISYIGVPLAILFVHANNITDEAGIAAAAAPIGAAVGTIGTVLFYGTATMNLVWQHIGWKAVEEGNFKKLYAVDWVYPWISHFLFSFLPTMIITKYGENMVDLMKQYLPMDGYWMKALFTVGALLPCVGIAILLKQIVTEATDFIPFFVGFTLAKSLGLNLVSSAVVSLIFAVIYYELEVIKSMKAAPAGVVDLDDDEEDI; translated from the coding sequence ATGACAATTTCATGGATTCAAGCAATCTTGCTTGGTATTTTCGCCAGCTTGTCTTCAATGCCTGGTATGGGAGGTTCCAGTATCGGGAACTATACACTCGGTCGTCCTTTGATCGGTGGGTTGATTTCAGGTTTAATTCTTGGAGATGTGACAACCGGTATTATGGTCGGGGTTGCCCTTCAAGTCGTTTATATCGCCTTGGTAACACCTGGTGGTACCGTATCTGCCGATGTGCGTGCCATCTCTTACATCGGTGTTCCTCTTGCTATCTTGTTTGTGCATGCTAATAACATCACAGATGAAGCAGGAATCGCCGCAGCTGCAGCTCCAATCGGTGCAGCCGTTGGGACAATTGGTACAGTTCTTTTCTACGGTACCGCTACTATGAACTTGGTTTGGCAACACATTGGTTGGAAAGCCGTTGAAGAAGGAAACTTCAAAAAACTCTACGCAGTTGACTGGGTTTACCCTTGGATCTCTCACTTCCTCTTCTCTTTCCTTCCAACAATGATTATCACCAAATACGGTGAAAACATGGTTGATTTGATGAAACAATACCTTCCTATGGATGGTTACTGGATGAAAGCCCTCTTTACAGTCGGTGCTCTTCTCCCATGTGTCGGTATTGCCATCTTGTTGAAACAAATTGTTACAGAAGCAACTGACTTCATTCCATTCTTTGTTGGATTTACCTTGGCAAAATCTCTCGGATTGAACTTGGTATCCAGTGCCGTTGTTTCATTAATCTTTGCAGTAATCTACTATGAACTTGAAGTGATCAAATCGATGAAAGCTGCTCCAGCCGGAGTGGTGGACCTAGACGATGATGAGGAGGATATTTAA
- a CDS encoding PTS system mannose/fructose/sorbose family transporter subunit IID: protein MRRIFKMADRKKISKKTLAKAFHHWYYGHLTCFSQEHMQTFGYLTSMLPIVEEMYDTKEEQKDAMQTYTAFFNTEPQLGSLVVGITAGLEEARANGDAVDGETINGMRAGLMGPIAGIGDSLVVGTLIPVLLGIALGLSKGGNVAGALFYIVVWNLLVYFGMRFAFFKGYQLGDKAVEFLVGPKGQALRKAISVVGGMVIGAVAATWVSVTTALQFKNSEGKVFLNIQEKIDGVYPGLLTAAFITLCWWLMSKKKISPNKVMLLLVVVALIGVALGIFDPHLKY from the coding sequence ATGAGGAGGATATTTAAAATGGCTGATAGAAAGAAAATTTCAAAGAAAACATTAGCAAAAGCATTCCATCATTGGTATTATGGTCATTTGACTTGTTTCTCTCAAGAACATATGCAAACCTTCGGGTACTTGACTTCTATGCTTCCAATCGTAGAAGAAATGTATGACACAAAAGAAGAACAAAAGGATGCTATGCAAACCTATACGGCCTTCTTCAACACTGAACCACAACTTGGATCTCTTGTTGTAGGGATCACAGCTGGTTTGGAAGAAGCGCGTGCAAACGGAGATGCAGTGGATGGCGAAACCATCAACGGTATGCGTGCCGGTTTGATGGGACCAATCGCTGGTATTGGTGACTCATTGGTTGTTGGTACCTTGATCCCAGTTCTCTTGGGGATTGCCCTTGGACTTTCTAAAGGTGGTAACGTCGCTGGTGCCCTCTTCTACATCGTCGTATGGAACCTCTTAGTCTACTTTGGTATGCGCTTTGCCTTCTTCAAAGGTTACCAATTAGGGGATAAAGCCGTTGAATTCCTTGTAGGACCAAAAGGACAAGCTCTTCGTAAAGCGATCAGCGTCGTCGGTGGTATGGTTATCGGTGCCGTAGCAGCTACTTGGGTATCTGTTACAACAGCCCTTCAATTCAAGAATTCTGAAGGAAAAGTCTTCTTGAACATCCAAGAAAAGATCGATGGTGTTTATCCAGGTCTCTTGACAGCAGCCTTCATCACTCTTTGCTGGTGGTTGATGTCTAAGAAAAAAATTTCACCAAACAAAGTTATGTTACTTCTCGTTGTAGTGGCTTTGATCGGTGTTGCCCTTGGTATCTTTGACCCACATCTTAAATACTAA